A window of the Vicia villosa cultivar HV-30 ecotype Madison, WI unplaced genomic scaffold, Vvil1.0 ctg.000685F_1_1, whole genome shotgun sequence genome harbors these coding sequences:
- the LOC131630508 gene encoding protein MHF1 homolog — protein sequence MATEGVGGSGSSSEVENDLEMKLLRDRFRLSAISIAESQANKSGMEVSNVVVACVADLAFKYTERLAKDLQLFSQHANRKSVNIEDVILSAHRNEHLSGLLRTFSNDLKAKDRQFERKRKKNDKTTV from the exons ATGGCAACGGAAGGAGTAGGTGGAAGCGGTAGCAGCAGCGAAGTGGAAAACGACTTGGAAATGAAGCTCTTACGCGACAGATTCAGACTCTCCGCAATCTCAATCGCCGAGTCTCAAG CAAACAAAAGCGGCATGGAAGTTTCGAACGTCGTCGTCGCTTGCGTCGCTGATTTGGCCTTCAAATACACCG AGCGGTTAGCTAAGGATCTTCAACTATTCTCACAGCATGCAAATCGTAAATCTGTAAATATAGAAGATGTCATACTCTCTG CGCATCGAAATGAACATCTATCTGGCTTGTTGAGGACTTTCTCCAATGATTTAAAAGCCAAAGATCGTCAATTTGAGCGGAAGCGAAAGAAGAATGACAAAACAACTGTTTAG